The Levilactobacillus namurensis genomic interval CGGGAAGCCGGCTTGGCAAGTGAGTTATTTGAGTCGAAATGGGAAGCTCTGTTACCTGACGTTCCAGTACAGCAACGGAAAAGTCTTGCAACAGATCGCGAATATCTAATTTGCTTCGAGGAGGTTGCGTTATGCGACAATTGTCTCAGCGGGCCCAAGCAGTGCGGCCCTCAGCAACGTTACAGGTCTCTCAACGCGCGCGGGATCTTCAGGCCAGCGGCGTGGACGTGATTAATCTAGGGTTAGGCCAGCCGGATTTTCCAACGCCGGCGCCGATTAAGGCGGATGCCATTCGGGCAATTGAAGCCAACCAAGTCGATGGCTACACGGCTACCGCGGGCATCTTGCCGTTGCGGCAGGCTGTGGCTGACCGGTTAGCCCAAACGCAAAACGTTCAGGTCACGGCTGATCAAGTCGTGGTCACGACGGGGGCTAAGTTAGCGCTATATGCGTTATTCCAGGTTCTTGTGAATCCGGGAGATGAGGTCCTACTGCCAGCGCCTTACTGGGTCAGTTACGCGGAACAGGTCAAGCTCGCGGGGGGCCACCCCGTGGAGGTTGCCCCGACAGCAACCTTGAAGGTCACGCCGGAACAGTTAGCCGCGGCGGTCACGCCCCGGACGGTGGCTGTAGTGTTGAATTCCCCGCAGAATCCCAGCGGGGTGGTCTACACGCCGGCAGAATTACAAGCGCTCGGCGAGTGGGCCGTTCAACACGACCTGTGGATCATCGCCGATGAGATTTATGGGGAATTGGTCTACGACCAACCGACGCCAATTCCATCAATGTTGACGTTGGGAGGGGCCATCGTGGACCATACGATTGTGGTCAACGGGGTCTCTAAGACCTATGCCATGACGGGGTGGCGGATTGGCTATGCCGTGGGGCCACAACCCATTATGACCAGCTTGACCCAGGCCTTATCACATATGACGGGGAACCCTGCGGCGGTCAGTCAGGTCGCCGCGTTGTCGGCGCTGACGGGGAGTCAAAATCCCGTGGCCTTAATGAAAGCGAGCTTTAAGGAACGGTTAGATGCCATTTATCCGCTACTCGCGGCGTTGCCGGGCTTTCGGTTACCAGGGAAGCCGGCTGGTGCGTTCTACCTGTTCCCGGATGTGCAGGAAGCCATGGCGTTGAAGCAGTGTACGACCACGGACCAATTGGTGAACCGAATCTTAGAAGAGGCGCACGTGGCGGTCGTTGCTGGGGAGGCGTTTGGCTTGCCGGGACACTTACGCATCAGTTATGCGACGGATAAGGCGACGTTATTGACGGCGCTGGACCGGCTAAAGAAGTTTATGCAAGCTTAAGATGACATGATTACCGAACAACGGTCGGGCCAGAAATTTCTGCGCGGCCGTTGTTTTGTTGAAGGAGGTTGAAAGATGGACGCGTTTACGCAACGGTACCTACAGGATGGTCAGACCAGTGTGGCCAATTATCTGTTGGACCATTTTCGTGAGGTGGGGATGACCACCGATCAGTTATTGGTGTACCTGCAGTTACGCCGGGAAATGGACCGGGGGGTGCAGTGGCCGGATGCTGATCAGGTTGCAAGTCGGCTGGGCTGGACCGTCCAGCGGGTCTACCAGGTCTTACACGAGTTGATCACCCAGAAGCTCATGACCATCACGACGGTTACGAACGGGCAGGGGCAGAAGCAAGACACGTATGACTTTCGATTGCTAGCGGAGAAGCTGAGCCAGCTACCCGTTCATGAAGCTGATACGGTGGCGACCGAGACGGCAACGGGGACGACTACGGCGAAATCAACTGCCGTGACGGAAGCTAAGGCGGCCCGGGCCGCCGTGTTTAACCACATTGAACAGGAATTCGGGCGCCCTTTATCGCCCATCGAGATGGAGACCATCAATGATTGGCTGGAACAGGATCACTATCAGCCGGAGCTGATTCAACTGGCCCTGAAGGAGTCGGTGTTGAATCAAGTCTATAATTTGAAGTATCTGGACCGCATCCTCCTGAATTGGCATAAGAAGCACCTGACCACGGCGGCGCAGGTGCAACAGGCCAAGGCCCAGCAAAGTGAGCGTACCACGCCACCAGCAACGGGGCGGACGACGGACCGGCCAACGCCTAAGTTACCTATCATTAAATTAACGGATTGACGATTAAGCACGCTGAGGGCGCAGGCCCTGGGCGTGCTATTTAGGTCATGATTAAATTTTTTATGGCAACCGGCGTCAATTACTGGCAGAACAAATTGCGTTAAGAAAACATTTAGGCTATAAAAGTGCGGGGTTTCGTGTATAATCTGATAAAAGAGTGATTTACGGTGTCCCCAGCGGGGAGCTGGAAATCACAGCTAACCTGATTTAAGGAGGAGTGTACATGAAGGTTTTAATGCCTTATTTTCACCGGTATCGGCGTGACGTTTGGTGGGCCATGCTATCGGTGATCGTCTTGGTCTTTGCGACCCTGTGGCAGCCGCGGTTGCTACAGACCGTGATGGAGGCCATCATCAAGAATGATCAACAGACGGTGTTCCAACAGGGCTTGTTCCTACTGGGGCTAGCCGTCTTGGGAATCATCGGTGGGGTGGTCAACACCATCTACTCTGCCCGGGTCGCCTTAGGGGTGGCTACGGATTTACGGGCGGACTTGTACGCTCACGTGCAATCGTTAGCGTACGCCGACGTTGAAAAGTTTTCCGCTTCAAACCTAGTTGTGCGGATGACCAACGATATTAACCAAGTCCAGCAAATCGTTATGGCGGGCTTCCAACAAATCACGCGGATCCCGCTGCTGTTTATGGGTGCCTTGATTCTCGCGCTAGTGACCATGCCCCAACAATGGTGGGTCATCCTCTTGATGATGCTTGTGATTGTCTTGGTCGCCGGTTTAGCGGTCCAGCGGATGACCAAGTATTTTGCGCAGACCCAACAGGATATTGAAAATGTCAATACAGTGGCACGAGAGAACTTGATGGGCATTCGGGTGGTCAAGTCCTTCGTTCAGGAAACCAATGAGATTCACAAGTTCTCTCAGGCTTCGGATGAGCTGACCAACGTTACAGCTAAGATTGGGTACTGGTTTGCCATTTTGATGCCAGCCTTCTTCCTGACGGCGAACTTAGCGGTGGGAACGGCCGTCTATATCGTGGGACAAAACATTACGACCCACCCCACGTACCTAGCAGCGATTACTAGTTTTATCTCGTATCTGATGCAAATCTTATTCGCCGTGATCAATGGGGGCTTTCTGATGACCTTCGCGTCACGGGCCTTTATCTCGTTAGGCTGAATCGGTGAGGTCTTGGAAACGGCGCCTAGCATGACCTACGTCGCGGGAGATGCTCATCCGGTCGCGGGGGATGTCCAGTTCGAACACGTGACCTTCACCTACCCCGGCGATGACCAACCGACGTTAAAGGACGTCAGTTTCACCTTAAAGGCAGGTACCATGCTGGGAATCGTGGGGGCTACGGGTTCGGGTAAGACCACGTTAGCTCAGCTGATTGCACGGTTGTATGATCCCGACAGCGGGGTCGTCAAGGTGGGTGGCGTCGACGTTCGGCAATTGCCAGAAAAGGCATTGCGCGCAACGGTCGCGTATGTCCTACAGCGCTCGACCTTATTCTCAGGAACCATTGCCGGCAATTTACGGCAGGTCCAGCCGGATGCGCAGACGTCGCATATGCAGTGGGCGGCTAACATTGCCCAGGCCTCGGAATTCATCGAGCGCCTACCGCAGACGTACGACGCGCCAGTGGAGGAGCGGTCACAGAACTTCTCTGGGGGTCAGCAGCAACGGCTGGCAATTACCCGGGGCGTGATCGCCAACCCTAAAATCTTGATTCTCGATGACGCGACCTCGGCGTTGGATGCCCGGTCGGAAAAGTTAGTTCAAGAAGCCTTGAACCGAGATTTAAAGACCACTACGACGGTCGTGATTGCTGAAAAGATTTCATCGATCATTAATGCGGACCAGATTCTGGTCTTGGAGGATGGTCAGGTCTCAGGGATTGGGACGCACCAAGCCCTGTTGAAGACGAACGCCATTTACCAGGCCATTTATCAAACGCAAAAGGCACGAGAGGAGGGGCTGTCATGAGTGATTTAAAGATTGCCGGTAAGTATTATTGGCATTACTTAAAGCGGTATTGGCGTGGCTTTTTAGTCAGTATCGTGTTGATTGCCTTTTCCACTTGGTGTATCGTGGTCGCCCCGACCTACTTGGGACGCGCGGTCGAACAGTTGACGACTTACTTGGGTCAAGTAACCCACGGTGGTCAGGGGTCCCTGGCGCCGTTTAACCATACGCTGATTATCTATATTCTCCTTTACTTGGGGGATGCCAGTACGATCTTTGTGGCCAGTCTCATCTTGGCTAGAGTCACGGCTTTTTCGACGGGAACCATGCGGGTCGGCCTGTTCCGGAAGCTCCAACGGATGAAGGTTCAATACTTCGATACCCACCGGGATGGCGACATCTTAGCCCGGTTCACGTCTGATCTGGATAACATCTTTAACGCGATGAATCAGGCCTTGCTAGAAATTCTACTGGCAATCGCCCAATTTGTCGGGCTCTTGATCGTGATGTTCAACCAGAGTGCGACGATGGCTTGGGTCACCATGGCCTCGACGCCGCTGGCTTTGATCGTGGCCGCAGTGGTCATGCGCAAGGCGGGCGTGGCCGTTAACCGCCAACAGGATGATATTGGGAAGCTCAACGGGTACATCAACGAACAGATCACGGGGCAGAAAGTCCTGATCACCAATGGCCTGCAAGCCGATTCGCTGGAGGGCTTTAGCGGGTACAATGCCAAGGTTCGGCAATCCGCTTTGACCGGACAGATCTGGTCCGGGATTTTGAACCCCTTGATGCAGGGGATGTCGTTGCTAAATACGGCAATCGTCATCTTCTTTGGGTCGTGGTTCGCCCTGAACGGCAGTCTGTCGACGGGAGCGGCTTTGGCGTTGGTAGTGGTCTTCGTGAACTATGCGCAACAGTATTACCAACCCATCATGTCGTTAACCAGCCTGTATAGCATGATTCAACTGGCAATCACCGGGGCACGGCGGGTCGATGAGGTCCGGCGCCAAGATGATGAGGTCAATCGTGCGCAGGGTCAAAACATGCCGGATATTCAACGGGGGCTGAAAATTGACGATGTGCATTTCAGTTACCTACCGGGCAAGGAAATCTTGCACGGTATCACGATTAATGTCCACCGAGGCGAAATGGTCGCCTTGGTTGGGCCAACGGGGTCGGGTAAGACTACGGTGATGAATTTGATGAACCGGTTCTACGATGTGGATACCGGGGCGATTACCGTGGACGGCACGGACATTCGCCAGTTCGACCTGCAGTCGTTACGGTCGCACGTAGGAATCGTTCTGCAGGAACCGCAACTCTTTACGGGAACGATTGCGGATAATATCCGTTATGGTGAACCGGATGCGGGGATGGACCGGGTGATTGATGCGGCTAAGCAGGCAAACATTCACGACTTCATCGAGAGCTTACCGGACGGATATGACACGCAGGTCTCCGATGAACAGAGTATCTTCTCGGCGGGACAGAAGCAGTTGATGTCGATTGCCAGAACGATTCTGACGAATCCGCGATTACTGATTTTAGATGAAGCCACCTCTAACGTGGACACGGTGACCGAAGCACGGATTCAGGCGGCGATGGATAATGTGATCCAGGGCCGGACGAGTTTCGTGATTGCGCACCGGTTGAAGACCATCCTGAATGCGGACAAAATCGTGGTTCTGCGCGATGGTCGAATTATCGAGCAGGGTAGCCATGCGGCGTTGTTACAGGAGAACGGCTTCTACGCGGAGTTGTACCGGAATCAGATGGTATTTGAATAGGATTATTATAGTGAGGAAGCGCATTTGCCGGAGGTTGGGCAGGTGCGCTTTTGTGGTTGTTAGCTAGTTTGAGCCTTGAATGATAGTCTGAGTACTATGAACTGAATTTTGCGTGGTCATCGATTGGGATGGAAGTGATAAAAAAATGACTTTTGTGTTTTTTAAAACGTTGATGTGGTAGGATTTGTTTAGTGTATTCCCCGCGTATGCAGGGGTGATTCTTCACACGGGGAGGGACTAACTTTGAAAAGAATGTATTCCCCGCGTATGCAGGGGTGATTCTATCACGGCTAAGGTCTACCAGTAGCCCCTTAGGTATTCCCCGCGTATGCAGGGGTGATTCCTCACTGCTTAAACGGGACCGGGTCTGGGAAGAGTATTCCCCGCGTATGCAGGGGTGATTCTGGATTGTTCGTCGTCACCATAGATAAACTTGAGTATTCCCCGCGTATGCAGGGGTGATTCTGACGTGATGGTTGACGCGGGACTGCCGTACAAGTATTCCCCGCGTATGCAGGGGTGATTCCCTCTTGATACCAAAGAGATATTGCCGTCTTCAGTATTCCCTGCGTATGCAAGGGTGATTCCGAGCCACGTTTTTTTGTAGGTAATCAACGACTGTATTCCCCGTGTATGCAGGGGTGATTCTTGCACTATTTTGACGTTTCAATTTGGCATGCTGTATTCCCCACATGTGTGGAGGTAAACTCATCAAAATTGATTCACCACAAACAAATGCAGTACAATAGCCATAATACAAACCAAGGAGGGACTGTCTATCACAACCGTTGAGGACATCAAAACTGCGATTCGGAATGATCCGGAGAACGCGGTGTACACCGAACAGGGGTGGGACCCGTTATTTCATGTGTTACCGAGTGCCACGATTTTGGTCATTAGTCAGGCACCGGGACGAATTGCTCAGCAGACCAAGACTTACTTCAATGACGCGAGCGGAGACCGGTTACGGGACTGGATGGGCGTGACACGCGACCAGTTCTACCAGAGTGACCGGATTGCGGTAATGCCCCTGGACTTTTATTATCCGGGCAAAGGCAAAAGCGGGGACTTGCCCCCGCGGAAGGGGTTCGCTGAAAAGTGGCATGAACCGTTGCTGGCTATGATGCCCCAGGTCCAGTTGACCCTGTTGGTGGGTCAATATGCGATTAAAGCCTACTTGGGTAAAAAGCGGTATAAGACCTTAACGGAGACCGTTCGGCACTATCCTGATTACATGCCGGACTACTTTCCCTTGGTGCACCCATCGCCACTAAACTATGGCTGGCAAAAGAAGAATCCGTGGTTTCAGACGGACGTGGTTCCCGAGTTGCAAAAGCGGGTACAGCTTGCGTTATCTTAAACCAGTTAAAGGGGCCAATTCATCTGCGAATTGGTCCTTTTTTGGCACAAAAAATGGCCTCACGAGGAGGCCATTGAAATGGGCTTAGAAAAAGAGATAGTAGAGCCCGCTGAGCCCAATGAACCGGTAGATCCATTGTTTCAACCGGTCGGGGTTGATTCGAGTCAACAGGTGTGACGCAATGATGGTGCCAATGCTGGCAGCCACCATGCCCACCAGAATGTAGGGGATATCCTGAACACCTAGGATGCCATTGGTCACCCGAATGGTGGTGATGTAGAAGGTGTCAATCAAGAAGAACCCCTGAATGTTCCCGATGTATTCGGGCATCGAGTGCGATAGCGACAGAAAGTATAGCGCCATTAGCGGGCCACCAATCCCGAAGAGCCCGTTGAAGAATCCAGAGATCACCATGAAGCCGATGGCGACGTACCAGGGGTAGCGACGGTTACCGGCTGACTTGGCGAACATGAAGTACAGGCTTAACGCGACCAGGAGACCGCCCAGTAGCATTCGCAGCAGGTGGGTATCCAGCACGTGCCCTAAGTGAACCGACCAGGTCGCAACACTAGCGTAAATGATGAATGGAAGAATCAGTTGTTTGAGGTGAACATGGTGTCGGTATTGAATGGTCAAGCCCAGTACGCTGGTAAACATAATCAAGCCACCAATTCCGGCGGCCTGGGCAATGGGCAGAATTAGGGGAAAGAAGATCATCATGATGATGACGGCGCCGAAGCCGGTTAGCCCCTGGACCAATCCCGCGAGGAGTGCTGGTAACACGATAAGTAACCAAGTCACAAGTAAGTCCTGCTACTGATAACTTGTAAAAAGTTATAGATTTTTCTTGCTTCTTCCTATCCTGCCTCGCCAAAATCTCGCTACTACAGTTGATATGATAGTCCACAAGCGTTAATTCCCGACTAGCCATCGGTACATATTTTGAGGTCTGTGTTTAGTAGGCTAACTCAAAATTCTCAGTATCCCTAATGTTTAGGGCGGCATTCATATCTCGGTCAGCAACATGGCCACAAACCACACAGCGATAAATCCGGTCACAAAGCTTTAAATCAACCTTCTTGGCGCCACAATGATGACAGATCTTGGAAGTTGGTTCAAAGCGGTTGGTTAGATGGACCGGAATTCCTAGTTATTGACACTTAGCGATGAGCTTGATTCTAAAGTTATAAAATCCTTGATAACTAATGGCTTTAGCCAAGTGTCGATTTTTCAACATGCCTTTAACATTCAGGTCTTCTAAGGCCACCCACTGCGGTTTGGTTATCACTACAGCGGAAATGATCTTGTTCTGATAGTCTTTTTGCATGTTTTGTAACCGTTGATACAGCCGTTGCATTCGCCGTCTAGTTTTGGCTAGGTTCAAATCAGTAGCAGATTTTCCTTCTTTCTGTTTTCTGACTTTGAATGCAAGATACTGTCGTGAATATTTTCTTTGTAACCGTCGAAGTTGGCGGCGTAGTCGCTTTATTCGGCTACTCTTGTTCTGATTCCGATAGACCAAACCATTACTCAAAATGGCAAAGTCTTTGATGCCTAAATCAATTCCAATCCTAGCGCCGGTCAAATTTGGTTGGACTAGCTCCGCTTGTTCGACCACGCAAGTTAGATAATAGCGACCGGCATGGCACTTGATACGGCCTTGTTTAATCACAAAGTGTTGCACGTTGGCCGGCAGGTACCCGTATTCTTTTAGGCGCACCCATCCCAGTTTAGGCAACTTAATTCGATGACGTTCAGCTTGAATGATTTGCTGCTTACCATTCTTCACAAAATAGTAGGCGCCCTGCCCCCGTTTCCAAGAACGAAAGTGGGGGTACTGACTCAAGTGCTTGAAGAAGCGCTTCATCGCCATATCGGCATCAATAAAAGCTTGTTTGACGGACTTAGCATAAAGTTCCTTAATCCAATCGTCTTCCGGGTTGGCCTGCAAGTAATCATGATTAAACCATCTACTAAATTCATAAGCATTCATATAGTGATAACCATCTTCATACCGTCGCTGGTTCATCTCTAAAAATAAATTGTACGCCCAACGGCTACCCCCAATATGTCGATTAAGTAACCAAATTAGATAATTAGTTGGTTTAATTTCGACCTTATAGGTGTTTAACATCTGCATCACTTCCCACTTTTTTCTTGTGTTTTCTTAGCCCATAAACGCAACGGGAAAACACATGAATAATTGAGATTAAATCTTGAACAACTTCTGCCTCAGGTGATAATGTTCATTGTTCACAACCATTATCGCTATTCCAAACTTCTCACACAACGATTTAGACCGCGCAAAGTCAATTCTGATAAATCAGTCTGGATAAGCAATATAAATTGTGTTGATTTAGTTATCCATAACGTCATCAAAAACGTATTCCACTATCTTGTGGCTTTGCGTTGCTAGCTTTCAGATAGTTATGTTCAGTGTGATATCGTTGATTTGATCATGTTCGTTTAGCTGGAAGTTTTCCTGATTTATCCCAATTCCGTAAAGTGGTTGTGGTAAAAGTGTTTTGCCATCTTTCCAGGTTTCATTTGATCACCTCAATAGCATTACAACATTTTAGATGTATTTATAAGGATTTATAGTTTTTTATTAATCATTTATTCCTCCTTTTTTAGAATCGTTGATGGTGTTCGGTGCGTATCGAAATTTTTGAGGTCCGGTCGAACCCAATAATCCCCATTATACGCTAACTTCTAGGGGAGGACGCACTGACTTCGTGGCTGAGTAGCAAACGGTTGAGTGTCCAAAACACCGGCGGACGATTACAATAAAGGGGAATCCAACAATATTAAATTGAGAAGGAATGTACAATGCCAAAACAAGCTGAAAGTTTGGATCATCTGCCAACGACCATGCGCGCTTGGCAGGTCACGACTCCCGGCCCCGTGGATGGGGATCGAGCACCGTTAGCGTTAGTTACCAAGCCGGTTCCCCAGCCAGGACGGGGCGAGACCTTAGTTCGGGTCCTAACTTGTGGGGTGTGCCATACGGATCTGCACGTTACCGAAGGCGATTTACCCGTTCATCACGCACACGTGACGCCGGGACACGAGATCATCGGGGAAGTCGTGGCCAACGGTCCGGAGACGCGGCGTTTTTCCCTGGGCACCCGCATCGGAATTCCCTGGTTACGGTGGACCTGCGGCGTCTGTCGTTTCTGCCGTTCTGGGCGGGAGAATCTCTGTCCGCAATCTCAGTACACGGGTTGGGACCATGACGGCGGTTATGCTGAGTACGTTACGGTGCCCGAGGGGTTCGCCTATCAGGTGCCGGAGCGATTCGACTCGGTCACCGCTGCGCCATTACTGTGCGCGGGGATTATCGGTTACCGCGCGTTTGAACGCGCTAACGTACCTGCGGGCGGTCGGTTAGGGCTTTATGGCTTTGGTGGTTCGGCCCACATTACGGCTCAGATTGCCCTTGACCAGGGGATTGAAGTCCACGTCTTTACCCGTGGTCAGGACGCCCAAGCCTTCGCGTTAAAGCTAGGCGCAACTTCTGCCAATGGTGCTTACGATGTGGCACCGGTTAAGTTGGACGCCGCGATTATGTTTGCACCGGCGGGGGCCATGGTTCCCAACGCCCTCGCAAACCTGGCTAAGGGGGGCACTCTGGCCCTGGCGGGAATCCACTTGAGTGATGTGCCCAGTTTAAATTATCAGCAGCACCTCTTCCACGAAAAGACACTGACCAGTGTGGAGAGTAATACCCGTAAGGACGGCGAAACGTTTTTGACCTTAGCTGATCGGTTGGCGCTTCACCCGGCGACGACACCGTACGCCTTTACCAAGGCCGACGAAGCCCTGCGGTTTGTGAAGCGCGGCGATATCGAAGGCGCCTGTGTTCTGAAGATTGGCCAGGATTAACGGGTAATTGAGAAGACGAGTGGTCACCTAAAACGTTCCTGATAGCTAGCGCCGCTAGTGATTAGGAACGTTTTAGGTTGGACCAGTCATTGGCGGTGATGATTTCAAGGCCATTTGAGGGAACATAAAAGCTGGCTTTCGTGGTTTGCGCGCTTTGAATGTCAGACGTGGTGTTTAGGGAAGGTGAAAGCGGGTGCACCAAATATGCTAGGGCTTCCAGTCGAAACGGCCCCTAAAAATAATCGCAATTAGCGGTTGAAGAGTCCCCCTAACTGTCTCTATAATAGATAAGTATTGGTAAAAATAGATTTTAGTGTGGCATAGGGAGAAGAGAATGGATAAAAATAGTCAATCAAATACCCCGCGGGAGTTTCATCTTTCACAGCGTCATCACATGGCGATTCCTTGGAAGAACATGGTCAAGGACGATGACGTCCCCGCCAGAGAAGCCAGTCTTCAAGAGCGGGCTTCTTTGGTTGGTCGTATCGGGATTACCATGTTATCGTGTGGTACCGGAGCTTGGCGGGTACGGGACGCCATGGACCGGGTGGCCCGCAGTCTCAATCTGACCTGTTCCGCCGATATTGGGTTGATCTCGTTATCGTATACGTGTTTCAACGATGAGCAGAGCTACACTCAGGTGCTGTCCCTCCCCAGTACGGGGGTCAACACGGATAAGCTGAATATTTTAGAAGAACTGGTCAAGAACTTTCAAAACGACTTTTCGTTTTTAACGGTGCCGGAGATTCACACCATGATCGATAAGATTCAAACCCGGCCCAAGCAATATGCGCCCGCAGCCTTGGGGTTCGCCGCAGCCTTAGCCTGTACCGGCTTTATTTTTTTGTTAGGTGGTGGGCTTCCCGAGATGCTCTGTACGTTCATTGGCGCGGGCTTAGGAAATTATGTCCGTGCGTTAATGGGCAAGCACGCGACGACCACGATTGCCAGTACGGCAATCAGCGTTGCGGTCGCTGGGATGATGTATATGCTGAGCTTTCGGGTACTGGAGGCGTCCTTTGGTGTCTCCGTGCAACACGAGGCCGGATACATTGGGGCCATGTTGTTCGTGATTCCGGGTTTCCCCTTCATCACCAGTATGCTGGATATTTCTAAACAAGATATGCGGTCGGGACTAGAGCGCCTGTCCTATGCCATCATGATCACCACGGTGGCGACGTTGGTGGGGTGGCTGGTCGCCAGTGGGTTTAACTTTCGGCCGGCGGACTTTTTGCCTTTAGGCCTATCGCCATTGGCACTGTTGCTGCTACGGTTACCCGCCAGCTTTTGTGGGGTCTACGGTTTCTCCATGATGTTCAACAGCTCCCAAAAGATGGCCATCACGGCCGGATGTATCGGTGCCGTAGCGAACACGTTGCGCCTAGAGTTGGTCCAACTGACCACCATGCCACCAGCCGCGGCGGCCTTCTTTGGAGCTCTCACGGCGGGGCTGATTGCCTCGTTGGTCAACCGGTATAACGGTTATCCGCGAATTACGCTGACCGTACCGGCCATTGTGATCATGGTACCGGGGTTGTATATTTACCGGGCCATCTACAACATTGGGAGCAACCAGATTGGGGTCGGGTCTTTGTGGCTGACCAAAGCCGTCTTGATCATCATGTTCTTACCCGTGGGTCTGTTTGTGGCGCGGGCGCTGCTGGATAAGGAATGGCGGCACTTTGAT includes:
- a CDS encoding ABC transporter ATP-binding protein; translation: MSDLKIAGKYYWHYLKRYWRGFLVSIVLIAFSTWCIVVAPTYLGRAVEQLTTYLGQVTHGGQGSLAPFNHTLIIYILLYLGDASTIFVASLILARVTAFSTGTMRVGLFRKLQRMKVQYFDTHRDGDILARFTSDLDNIFNAMNQALLEILLAIAQFVGLLIVMFNQSATMAWVTMASTPLALIVAAVVMRKAGVAVNRQQDDIGKLNGYINEQITGQKVLITNGLQADSLEGFSGYNAKVRQSALTGQIWSGILNPLMQGMSLLNTAIVIFFGSWFALNGSLSTGAALALVVVFVNYAQQYYQPIMSLTSLYSMIQLAITGARRVDEVRRQDDEVNRAQGQNMPDIQRGLKIDDVHFSYLPGKEILHGITINVHRGEMVALVGPTGSGKTTVMNLMNRFYDVDTGAITVDGTDIRQFDLQSLRSHVGIVLQEPQLFTGTIADNIRYGEPDAGMDRVIDAAKQANIHDFIESLPDGYDTQVSDEQSIFSAGQKQLMSIARTILTNPRLLILDEATSNVDTVTEARIQAAMDNVIQGRTSFVIAHRLKTILNADKIVVLRDGRIIEQGSHAALLQENGFYAELYRNQMVFE
- a CDS encoding zinc-dependent alcohol dehydrogenase family protein, with amino-acid sequence MPKQAESLDHLPTTMRAWQVTTPGPVDGDRAPLALVTKPVPQPGRGETLVRVLTCGVCHTDLHVTEGDLPVHHAHVTPGHEIIGEVVANGPETRRFSLGTRIGIPWLRWTCGVCRFCRSGRENLCPQSQYTGWDHDGGYAEYVTVPEGFAYQVPERFDSVTAAPLLCAGIIGYRAFERANVPAGGRLGLYGFGGSAHITAQIALDQGIEVHVFTRGQDAQAFALKLGATSANGAYDVAPVKLDAAIMFAPAGAMVPNALANLAKGGTLALAGIHLSDVPSLNYQQHLFHEKTLTSVESNTRKDGETFLTLADRLALHPATTPYAFTKADEALRFVKRGDIEGACVLKIGQD
- a CDS encoding sulfite exporter TauE/SafE family protein, which translates into the protein MTWLLIVLPALLAGLVQGLTGFGAVIIMMIFFPLILPIAQAAGIGGLIMFTSVLGLTIQYRHHVHLKQLILPFIIYASVATWSVHLGHVLDTHLLRMLLGGLLVALSLYFMFAKSAGNRRYPWYVAIGFMVISGFFNGLFGIGGPLMALYFLSLSHSMPEYIGNIQGFFLIDTFYITTIRVTNGILGVQDIPYILVGMVAASIGTIIASHLLTRINPDRLKQWIYRFIGLSGLYYLFF
- a CDS encoding pyridoxal phosphate-dependent aminotransferase, which codes for MRQLSQRAQAVRPSATLQVSQRARDLQASGVDVINLGLGQPDFPTPAPIKADAIRAIEANQVDGYTATAGILPLRQAVADRLAQTQNVQVTADQVVVTTGAKLALYALFQVLVNPGDEVLLPAPYWVSYAEQVKLAGGHPVEVAPTATLKVTPEQLAAAVTPRTVAVVLNSPQNPSGVVYTPAELQALGEWAVQHDLWIIADEIYGELVYDQPTPIPSMLTLGGAIVDHTIVVNGVSKTYAMTGWRIGYAVGPQPIMTSLTQALSHMTGNPAAVSQVAALSALTGSQNPVALMKASFKERLDAIYPLLAALPGFRLPGKPAGAFYLFPDVQEAMALKQCTTTDQLVNRILEEAHVAVVAGEAFGLPGHLRISYATDKATLLTALDRLKKFMQA
- a CDS encoding zinc ribbon domain-containing protein, with product MPVHLTNRFEPTSKICHHCGAKKVDLKLCDRIYRCVVCGHVADRDMNAALNIRDTENFELAY
- a CDS encoding RNA-guided endonuclease TnpB family protein produces the protein MLNTYKVEIKPTNYLIWLLNRHIGGSRWAYNLFLEMNQRRYEDGYHYMNAYEFSRWFNHDYLQANPEDDWIKELYAKSVKQAFIDADMAMKRFFKHLSQYPHFRSWKRGQGAYYFVKNGKQQIIQAERHRIKLPKLGWVRLKEYGYLPANVQHFVIKQGRIKCHAGRYYLTCVVEQAELVQPNLTGARIGIDLGIKDFAILSNGLVYRNQNKSSRIKRLRRQLRRLQRKYSRQYLAFKVRKQKEGKSATDLNLAKTRRRMQRLYQRLQNMQKDYQNKIISAVVITKPQWVALEDLNVKGMLKNRHLAKAISYQGFYNFRIKLIAKCQ
- a CDS encoding DnaD domain-containing protein, coding for MDAFTQRYLQDGQTSVANYLLDHFREVGMTTDQLLVYLQLRREMDRGVQWPDADQVASRLGWTVQRVYQVLHELITQKLMTITTVTNGQGQKQDTYDFRLLAEKLSQLPVHEADTVATETATGTTTAKSTAVTEAKAARAAVFNHIEQEFGRPLSPIEMETINDWLEQDHYQPELIQLALKESVLNQVYNLKYLDRILLNWHKKHLTTAAQVQQAKAQQSERTTPPATGRTTDRPTPKLPIIKLTD
- a CDS encoding uracil-DNA glycosylase family protein; translated protein: MTTVEDIKTAIRNDPENAVYTEQGWDPLFHVLPSATILVISQAPGRIAQQTKTYFNDASGDRLRDWMGVTRDQFYQSDRIAVMPLDFYYPGKGKSGDLPPRKGFAEKWHEPLLAMMPQVQLTLLVGQYAIKAYLGKKRYKTLTETVRHYPDYMPDYFPLVHPSPLNYGWQKKNPWFQTDVVPELQKRVQLALS